A window of Salmo trutta chromosome 31, fSalTru1.1, whole genome shotgun sequence contains these coding sequences:
- the LOC115169706 gene encoding exocyst complex component 3 has translation MEETNREAVATAVQRVAGMLQRSDQLDKVEQYCRREARKKASVEARLKAAIQSQLDGVRTGLSQLHNALRDVKDIQNSLADVSKDWRQSINTIENLKDVKDAVVQHSQLASAVENLKNIFSVPEIVADTQVLIEQAELLEAHRKLMDLECSRDDLMYEQYRKDSKNTHDMNLIRNYFGAVQGLSDDLAKQLWMVLQRAMGTVRRDPTMLVSVVRIIEREEKIDRRMLDRKKQMGFIPPSRPKRWTEKMFEVLEGTVTTRIEGSQSVTREADKMWMVRLLEITRKYVLDDLIVVKNLMVQCFPPHYNTFDRFFKLYHKAVSMRVQELAAEDLEANEIVSLLTWVLNTYKSVEMMGHPELVTEYDIHLMDPLLPQKVVDELLSKYVQTFTSNITGWLRKALETDKKDWFKETEPEADQDGYYQTTLPAIVFQMFEQNLQVAAQIDETFKEEVLKLCLKQMNSFLIRYREEAIAYKEDHLRDRQLPQCYVQYMIAIINNCHTFKESINSLKKKFLKSTEATQNDAAIERTLNDVAKDGCQFLLDEVFLDLEHHLSELLTRKWLTGTHAVDTICVTVEDYFNDFAKIKRPFNTEMTSEAHRRVVVEYIKAVMQKRITFKNADERREGADRMIKEAEQFKFLFRKLTAGEETDRLCDAIAAIAEVFKLTDPTLLYLEVSTLVSKYPDIREEHIVALLAVRGDASREMKQMIIETLNQNKPSYAGNTQPIFKDITVPTATMTSMSSSMAATANKLLK, from the exons ATGGAGGAGACGAACAGGGAGGCTGTTGCTACCGCCGTGCAGAGGGTGGCAGGGATGCTGCAGCGCTCGGACCAGTTGGACAAAGTAGAGCAGTACTGCCGGCGAGAGGCTCGCAAGAAAGCTTCAGTAGAAGCCCGACTGAAG gCTGCCATCCAGTCCCAGTTGGACGGTGTCCGCACAGGGCTCAGTCAGCTCCATAATGCCCTGCGGGATGTCAAGGACATACAGAACTCCCTGGCAGACGTCAGTAAGGACTGGAGGCAGAGTATTAACACTATTGAGAACCTCAAAGATGTGAAAGACGCCGTTGTCCAACACAGTCAGCTTGCTTCAGCTGTCGAGAATTTAAAGAATATCTTCTCAG TGCCTGAGATAGTGGCAGACACCCAGGTGCTGATTGAGCAGGCTGAGCTGCTGGAGGCCCACCGTAAACTCATGGATCTGGAATGCTCGCGGGACGACCTCATGTACGAGCAGTACCGAAAGGACAGCAAAAACACTCACGACATGAACCTGATCCGCAACTACTTTGGCGCGGTGCAGGGCCTGTCTGACGACCTGGCCAAGCAGCTGTGGATGGTGCTGCAGCGCGCCATGGGCACGGTGCGCCGCGACCCCACCATGCTGGTTTCAGTGGTGCGCATCATTGAGCGTGAGGAGAAGATTGACCGGCGCATGCTGGACCGCAAGAAGCAGATGGGCTTTATCCCCCCAAGTCGGCCCAAGCGCTGGACAGAGAAGATGTTTGAGGTGCTGGAGGGCACGGTCACCACACGCATCGAGGGCAGCCAGTCGGTGACGCGCGAGGCAGACAAGATGTGGATGGTGAGGCTCCTGGAGATCACCAGGAAGTACGTGCTGGATGACCTGATTGTGGTGAAGAACCTGATGGTGCAGTGTTTCCCGCCACACTACAACACCTTTGACAGGTTTTTTAAGCTGTACCACAAAGCCGTGTCCATGCGGGTGCAGGAGCTGGCTGCAGAAGACCTGGAGGCCAACGAGATCGTGTCCCTCCTCACCTGGGTCCTCAACACATACAAAAG TGTGGAGATGATGGGTCACCCAGAGCTGGTGACAGAGTATGACATCCACCTGATGGATCCTCTGCTGCCTCAGAAGGTGGTAGACGAGCTTCTCAGTAAATACGTCCAGACCTTCACT TCTAATATCACTGGCTGGCTTCGCAAGGCTCTGGAGACAGACAAGAAGGACTGGTTTAAAGAGACTGAACCAGAGGCGGATCAAGACGGATACTACCAGACCACCCTTCCCGCCATCGTCTTCCAG ATGTTTGAGCAGAATCTCCAAGTGGCAGCTCAGATCGACGAGACCTTCAAAGAGGAGGTCCTGAAGCTCTGTTTAAAACAGATGAATTCATTCCTCATCAG GTACAGGGAAGAGGCGATCGCCTACAAGGAGGACCACTTGAGAGACCGGCAGCTCCCTCAGTGCTACGTCCAATACATGATCGCCATTATAAACAACTGTCATACATTCAA GGAGTCTATTAACAGTCTAAAGAAGAAATTCTTAAAATCTACGGAGGCCACCCAGAATGATGCTGCCATAGAGAGGACCCTGAACGACGTGGCCAAAGATGGATGCCAGTTTCTACTGGATGAAGTTTTCCTGGATTTGGAG CATCATCTCAGTGAGTTGCTGACCCGGAAGTGGTTGACGGGGACCCATGCAGTGGACACCATCTGTGTGACCGTCGAGGATTACTTCAACGACTTCGCCAAGATCAAGAGGCCTTTCAATACG GAGATGACCAGCGAAGCCCATCGCAGGGTGGTGGTGGAGTATATCAAGGCTGTGATGCAGAAACGGATCACCTTCAAGAACgcagatgagaggagggagggagcggaCAGGATGATTAAGGAGGCTGAGCAGTTCAAGTTCCTCTTCAGGAAACTCACTGCT GGTGAGGAGACTGACCGGCTGTGTGATGCCATCGCTGCTATAGCTGAGGTGTTTAAACTCACAGACCCCACCCTGCTGTACCTGGAGGTCTCCACGCTGGTGTCTAAATACCCTGACATCAG